A stretch of the Deltaproteobacteria bacterium genome encodes the following:
- the asd gene encoding aspartate-semialdehyde dehydrogenase, which translates to MLKIGFVGWRGMVGSVLMARMREEQDFKGFEPVFFSTSNVGGQGPDVGMEIPPLKDAYDIELLTQLDIVVSCQGGDYTQRIHPELRKNGWKGYWIDSASTLRMVDESIIVLDPVNRAVIDAGLSSGVKIYVGGNCTVSLMLMALSGLFSEKVVEWISSMTYQAASGAGAKHMKELVSQMAFLGDAAKDLLEDPASTAVEIDALLTRELRSSAFPAEHFGVPLAASLIPWIDRPMETGQTREEWKGFAETNKILGTASDPIPVDGICVRVGAMRCHSQGFTIKLKRDIPLAELSDMVESANEWVRLVPNDKESTIRDLTPAAVSGTLNIAVGRLRKMNIGPDFITAFTCGDQLLWGAAEPIRRILNIVIEHLSS; encoded by the coding sequence ATGCTCAAAATCGGGTTTGTTGGTTGGAGAGGTATGGTGGGGTCCGTTCTCATGGCAAGAATGAGAGAAGAGCAGGACTTCAAGGGCTTCGAACCCGTATTTTTCAGCACCTCAAACGTTGGGGGCCAAGGCCCTGACGTAGGCATGGAAATTCCACCCTTAAAAGACGCCTATGATATCGAACTATTGACTCAGTTGGATATTGTGGTCTCATGTCAGGGGGGAGATTATACCCAAAGGATCCATCCGGAACTGCGAAAAAACGGCTGGAAAGGTTATTGGATCGATTCGGCTTCAACGCTCCGGATGGTTGATGAAAGCATCATTGTGCTGGACCCGGTCAACAGGGCCGTGATTGATGCCGGACTCTCTTCCGGCGTTAAGATCTATGTGGGAGGGAATTGCACGGTCAGCCTCATGCTCATGGCCCTTTCAGGCCTTTTCTCCGAAAAAGTTGTGGAATGGATATCTTCCATGACCTACCAGGCGGCCTCGGGTGCAGGGGCCAAGCATATGAAGGAACTCGTCTCTCAGATGGCCTTTCTCGGTGATGCTGCAAAGGATCTTCTTGAAGACCCCGCCTCCACTGCCGTGGAAATAGATGCCTTGCTCACCCGTGAACTTAGAAGTTCCGCTTTTCCGGCGGAACACTTCGGGGTACCATTGGCCGCCAGTCTCATACCATGGATTGACCGGCCCATGGAAACGGGGCAAACCAGGGAAGAATGGAAAGGCTTTGCTGAAACAAATAAGATCTTGGGTACTGCATCCGATCCCATTCCGGTCGACGGGATATGCGTCAGGGTCGGGGCCATGCGCTGCCACAGCCAGGGATTCACGATCAAGCTCAAAAGAGATATTCCGCTTGCTGAACTGTCCGATATGGTTGAATCGGCCAATGAGTGGGTCCGCCTGGTACCCAACGATAAGGAATCTACAATCAGGGACCTGACGCCTGCCGCTGTCAGCGGAACCTTGAATATCGCGGTGGGAAGACTCCGGAAAATGAATATCGGGCCCGATTTTATCACGGCATTCACCTGTGGAGATCAGCTCTTGTGGGGGGCGGCGGAACCTATTCGCAGGAT
- a CDS encoding MBL fold metallo-hydrolase, with amino-acid sequence MLRKLVVGPYQTNCYILGCEKTKQGAVIDPGDEVYRIVREITRNALRISFILFTHGHPDHTGGAADLKRITKAPLLIHRLDAPGLGVPPDGYLQEGQQIQVGHYKLRVIHTPGHSPGGVCFHAPGAVFTGDALFAGSVGRTDFPGGNHTLLIQGIRKKIFPLGDSLRVYPGHGPASTIGTERRRNPFFAASI; translated from the coding sequence ATGCTGAGGAAACTGGTTGTGGGGCCTTATCAAACCAATTGTTATATACTTGGATGCGAAAAGACAAAACAAGGTGCCGTCATTGATCCTGGCGACGAGGTCTACCGCATTGTAAGAGAGATCACCAGAAATGCATTGCGGATCTCTTTCATCCTTTTCACCCATGGACATCCCGATCACACGGGAGGAGCGGCCGACTTGAAGAGAATCACCAAGGCCCCCCTCCTTATTCATCGCCTCGATGCACCGGGATTGGGGGTGCCCCCTGACGGATACCTCCAGGAAGGACAGCAGATTCAGGTGGGTCATTACAAACTACGTGTAATCCATACCCCTGGACACTCCCCCGGGGGAGTGTGCTTTCATGCGCCGGGAGCGGTTTTTACCGGGGATGCCCTTTTTGCGGGTTCGGTGGGAAGGACGGATTTCCCCGGCGGTAACCATACACTCCTGATTCAGGGAATCAGGAAAAAGATCTTTCCCCTCGGCGATTCATTGAGGGTATATCCCGGCCATGGACCAGCCAGTACTATCGGAACAGAACGCCGACGCAATCCTTTCTTTGCTGCTTCCATCTGA